A segment of the Actinomycetota bacterium genome:
GCTACCATGACGGAGCCTCTGGAACAGTACCTCAATCCCAATGTCGGGCTTACGGTTGGGTGATGCAAGATGCCGCTCCAGGGTTGGATATTAATTACCGCATCCTGGTAGATGGCAATTTGGTAGCGAATGGAGTCGCTAACCAGTACAGGGCGGATCTGACTGGAACCTGTACAGGTGGCACGTGTGGATATAGCCAGGATTTATGGGGGTTAATATCGCCCAATGTTCAACACACCATACGCGTTCAGGGTCAAAATCCCTATAATTCCTCCTGGTTTGATTTGTCAGGAACATATAAAACGATTCGGTGCTCACTCCCGCCCAGCGTGGATTTGAAAGTGAATAACCAGGATGGGACAATCCGACTGACTTCTCCCGCTCAATATCTGTTGAGCAGGACTTCCAGCAATGCAGATACTTGTACTGCCTCAGGAAGCTGGACTGGAACGAAGGGTCAGTCCGGCTCGACGAATTATGCTGGCATCACAACCGGAAGTTACACCTATACGTTGACATGTTCCAATCCCATTGGCTCCGCTTCAGATAGTGTCACGGTGATTGTCTACAATCCACCCGCTGTGGATTTGAAGGTTAACAACACAGATGGTCCTCTGACTTTAATTTCTCCCGCAAACTTTACCCTGAGTTGGATCAGTCGCGATGCAACCAATTGTTCAGCAGCTAGCTCAAATGGCAGCTGGGTTGGGAATGTGGTCGTAGCTGGAAATCAATCTATGAGTGGAGTTTCGACTGGAACTCACACCTACACAATCACCTGTTCAAATCAGTATGAAAGTGCCAGCGATTCAGTCACGGTTATTGTGATTGCACCACTTCGTGGGACAATAGCGGTAACCTATGCGCGTTTATTGTTGTTTGCTCCTAGCCTAGATCAACCCGCACAGACCCTAACTGGCGAGGTAACAGGTGGTGTTCCACCTTATTCTATTTTGGTACGAGTTCGGGCACCATCGGGAGCCCAATTTTCTTTGAACAGGAACGGCTCGGCCTGGTCGGTGACTCCTGAGAACTCAGGAGATCTCAATTTTGGAACCACAGAAGAAGGTATCTGGACCGCATGGGCTGATTTGACGGATGATTTTGGCCAGATATATCGAACACCCAGCGTAGTTTGGGAGGTGGCATGGCATCCCGTGCGTGGTCGCCCGTAATTCGAATTCTACTTGCCGCCCTTACCGTGATGACCACTGCCAGTTGGGAAACAACATCTGTGAAGGCTGACAGTGGTGGAACCTGCCAGATGGCTTATGGCTTAACCCCAACAGCAATTCCTGATTGGTTAATGCCCGTGAGCGGGAACTCGAACCTAGCCACTGCCAACCGTTATGATGTTTTGGCTGCTGAGTTATTGACCTCCGGATTAGTCGATGGTGCTATCTGCCCAGCACAAGGGTTGAATCCTGATGGCTCTGCTAATGGTTGTGGAATCGAACTTACGAAAGACCAGGTGCTCACCTGGCAGAATCAATTTGACTCGGTGATTCTCTCTTCTTCTCAGGCTGCAGAGTTACCCCCAAAGGTAGTTAAAGCTGTCATTGCCGTTGAATCGCAATTCTGGCCAGTGGCAAATTGGACTCTAGGTGAGATTGGATTGGGTCAGATGACCACATATGGCGCAGACCTTGTTTTGATGTGGCGACCGGCTTATTTCCAAACCATCTGCCGGCAAACATACGGTGAAGTAGGATGTACCACCCAATATCAATTCCTGGATTCTTCAACGCAATACCTATTACGCGGAATGGTTTTACGAGATATCGAGGCCACCTGCCCGAATTGTCCAGGGGGTGTTGATCTTGAAAAAGGAAACCAAGCGATACGAGTTCTGGCTGAAACCCTCAATGCAAGTTGTTTGCAGTCAGCCCGAATTTTCAATCTGGCAACCGGAAGACAACCAGCTGCGTTTTTAAGTTATGACGATTACTGGCGTCTGGTTCTCGCAAATTACCATGCCGGCGCTGGGTGTGTTTATCAGGCTCTTCGAAAAACCGGAAATCCGAACAGTTGGAATAGCATTGCTGTTAATTTTTCCAGCGGGTGTGCCAGTGGTGCAGAATACATCCGACGTATTGAAGGGCAGATCAAGCCGTAGAAAAAGAGGTGTTATGGATTGGATTATTTTTGGTCTTGTTGTAACCTGGTTGGGAATCGTATCTTGGTTCGATATTCGAAAAAATGAAATACCACACAGCGCCTGGGTGGTTATTCCTCTCATTGGTGCAGGTCTTTATCGGATCTGGCAGGGAGACTGGACATTAGTCCTACTTGCTGCTGTAGTTGCAGCTGTTAGTGAACGGGATAGGATGTCTCAAGCATTTGGCTGGGAAGAGTTAAGCCGAATAATCACCTGGCTCCCATTGCTATTTTTGGGAGCATTCCTCTCGATTCAATCTTCTCCACTTTCAGCTCTGGCAATCATGGGCTTCTGGGCTGCCTGGGAATTGAAGTGGTGGGGTGGTGCGGATGCAGTGAGTGCAATTACAGTTTGTCTAATCTGGCCAGGGATGTCCTTTATTGTATCGTTTTTGGTTATTCACTTTATCGTTGTGATTGCTTCAGGATTGGTTTCAATGAAACGGGAACAGAAAATCAAGTTTCACCGATTACCGGGATTGCCGATATTGTTAGCCTCGGTATTGATCTTGAAAGTAGGGAATATCTTTTTAGGTTAATCCGCAATGTCTGGATTATGCTTATATTATCATAGCCAAACTTGCGAGGCCTCCCTCTCGTACACCGTGGCGAAACACTTGAGTACACACTACTAAACGCCTGGGACAAGGAGTGTAATGGTTTTGTTCTCTGAGGGCTTAAGGGGGACTGGTCTACCCAAATTTATTCGCCAGTTCATTAAGCCCATTTTCATCAAACGCTATATCAGCTCGATGAACTACCTCTCGAACAAAGGCTAATTCAGTATCTGAAGGTTTGTCATCAACCACAACAGCAATGCATATTGCTTTAAATATAGTTTGCCTTTCCTCAATAGAACAGTTCGCTAATAGGTTGAGAATTTCTTCTTTATCGAAGTTTACTTGTTTTGAAAAGTTCTCGATATCTGGAATACTCCCAATTTCCTGGATTCGCGTGGTAAATGCTCGAAGAAACCATGCTTCCGGACGCGTGACTTTTTTGTCAGAATAAATGGCTAGCCAGATCAGGTTCAGGAAAAGGCATTTATTCTGTATTCCTTCAAGGGGGAAATCGCGCACAGCCTCATCAATGGCGGCGCGTCTCCGATATTTTGTCTTGGCACGTTTCCCAATTTGGCTGGTATTGTAATAGTTCAGACCTACTCCAAGGGGGATATTGATGCCAGGGATGGCTCCCTTAATAATCTTATTTTGAAGAAGGTATTTACCAACGACAGGCAGGGCTTTGAGTGCTTGTAGACTACTGCCCGTAAGTGTTTTTTTTATGAATACTCGTATAAATTCAGGAGCGAGTTGTTGTAAGCTTTTATTTAGTGCCTCTCCTGCTTTAACGCCGAAAGCAAGATCGATAAGATCAGTGAGGTCTTGCGGATCTTCATAATCCAGCGGATGTCCGTATAGGATACCGATATCGTACGCAAGGCGTAGTTGGAGCAGACTGGTGTATCCCAAATCTGCCACAAGAGTCGTAATGGCAGCAGGTATTATAACCTTCGAGGCTCCACCACGTTTACCAATAGTTGCTACTATTGCTCCTGAATAAGCTAAACTTGTCATGCCACCACTGATTGCTGCAAACTTTTTCGCTAATGCTATCCTTAAGTCGACGATTGCATCTGGTGGCAAACCAGGATACTCCTTCTGAAAGTATTCTGCCGTTACCTTTTTCTGATAATTGCTCAAAGCGAGATATAACAACTTCTCAAACCAGGCACCTTTATAAATATCTTCTGGCATCATATTTCTAAAAAAGGTTTTGATCTCTTCAAGCGTTTTCTTTGAGGATTCTTCGGTACCATCTAGCAATTGATCAACCATGTAACTCCCTTTTGCGGTCTGGGCTTGCTGTTGAAATAGATTCTTCTATTTGTTTAGGAAGAGGAAGGACAAGTTATTCACAAATCTTGATGAAATGAGAAATGGTTTACCCTTTAGAAATCAGTATATACGAATTCTAATAAAACTTGGTAAATAAACCTTTCAGATATGATTCTATTGGCCACCTTGGATAACTTCATTCCATCATTATAATTATTAATAGACAATCTTTGATTAATCGTTGGCTGGACAGAACCTTCTGGGCGCAGAAGTGAGTCCAGCTTTAATTTTTAAGCACTTGCACTGATGCAGAATGGATAGGAGCGCCTTCTGATTGCTACTTTCGCCGTTTTAGCCCTGTTTTTTGCCTGTATGGTCTACGATCTCCGCAACTACCAGGTCCCCACACCATTAACCGTTGGTGGGATGGTTGGTGCAGGTGTGTATGCCCTTCTCAATGGCTTATGGGCTCCAGTATTGTTGATGATTGCACTAACTCACGTATCAGATTTCAACCCCCGAGAAAAACGTCTGGCATTCGCCCTCACGCTGTCCGCATTTTCTGCAATTTTTCAACCTTTAGCGGCGTTGATTTGTCTTCTCATCCTTGTCGTGTGGGTACTTTGGGAATTTGGTGTTTTGGGAGGTGCGGATGTCAAGTTGATCATTACTGCTACCCTGGTTCTTGGAAATCCAATTTTTCTGATCCCGATAACAGTTGTCGGTGGAGTGCAGGGCGTAATCGCGAGCCTTCAGAAAAAGAGGGAAATTCCTTTTGTCGTATCAATTTTTTGTGGGACATTGTTGTTCGTTCTCTATCCGTATTTCTAAAGAAGGAAGGAGGTGATTGGCATTGCGTTTCCTGAATGATAACCGGGGAATCGAGTCGACTGAGGTCGCATTGATCATTGCAGTAGTTGTTCTGGTGGCTTATGGTGCATACCGGTTGCTGGGCCAAAATATCGCTGCCATCGTGACTGATATTGCTGGAAAAATTTAGTCAAATCAATGGTCTGCCAGCAATGTTCCCTTCGGGGATGTTCCATAAACTGGCAGATCAATTATTCCTCAAGGAGGATTATGAGGTTTATTAAAGACACACGTGGGATGGAATTGCTTGAGGCTGCAATTACAACTCCAATTGCGATTATGGTGATGTTGGCGATTGTCAACCTGGGGATGTTAGTCTATGCCCAACAGGCAGTGCAAGCCGCTGCCAGGCATGGTGCGCGTATGGGAAGTGTGGCGCAGCAATGCCCAGCCTGTTATGCCATGAGTGGAGCAAGAGACGCAATCGCCCAGGCTGGGATTCTGGAAAATACATCGGTCAGTGTCTTGGCTCCTGGAGGAAGTGCCGGCAGCATTTTAAAGATTCAAGTCAGCGGCAGTGTACCCAACTTTATGGCTCCTCTGACCAGCCTGTTTCCAGGTTTGCCAGGGCAGACGTTTACTGTCCGTGCTGATTCAACATTTCGGCAAGAAGGCTGGTAATATGCTGTGGCGAGATCGACGTGGCTATTCAATGACTTTCTGGGCGGTATTCATTGGGTTGGTGATGATACCTGCCCTGGCATTGGCTATTGAACTCGGACGGTATTTTTATGCCATTTCAGAAGTGGCAAAGGCAGCGGATGCTGCAGCAGTTGCCGCTTCCGCTGAGATCAATCAGCAAGTTTTTCAAGATACCGGAAGTCTTGTCCCTACTTCAAGAACCTGGGGGAACGCCCAGGCTTATGTGACGTCAAATACAGCCAGCTTATCCGCTAAAGGGGTGCATGCCTTTGTTACAGGAATTCAGGTCAGTGGGGGAGACAACACTGTACGGGTTTCTGTATCCGCAGATTTATCTATCCTGTTTCCATCAGTAGTTCCCAAGGTGCTAGTAACTCAAACTGGCGTGGCCAAACTACGTGTCTTCACACATTGATCGTTTCTTACCCATAAAGGAGCGTGGGCATTATTAAAAAGAAATTGACCATCTAGGATAAGCCCCTTGTAATTGATATACTCTGATTGACAACTCAATAATTCTTAATCAATCGTTGGCCGGACAAAACCCACTGGGATCTGTTCGGCATTTTCTTTTTAACCATAGATGACGAAGGTTTTATAAACAAGGAGGTCAGATGATAAACGATGTAGTTCTAGAAGGAATCGTGGTACGTGATCCATGGAAATTTATGGATGACCTGTTCTTCCGGTTGGCGATCTATAGAGACAGTGATCTGCCTGCCAAGAAATTGGATCTGGAACGTGATGCAGGCGATTACATCAACGTCCGGGTCAATGGCGGAGCCAATGGGTTGATCCATATTCGCCGCGGCATGCGATTGCGAGTGCATGGTTTCCTCCAGTCTCGAGATTTCCGCGAAAGCTTGGAAGAGTTTATCAACAAAGCGCGGAAATCCAAGAATTGTACTGACCTGACGGTGGATATCAAAGCATGCGATTTGAAACAAAACCAGGTATTCATTGATCGAAACGTGGTAGAGGCAGTCGCCAGGCGCATTATTGTGTTGGATTCTGCCACACCGAACGAGAAAAAAGCCAGATCAATTGAGAGAGTTACGACTGGCAAGCACGCTGAAGCGGAAAACAATTCACGTGAGATGGAATCTACTTCTGGAGAAATTGACGCAACTGCTGAATAACTCATCCTATCAACAAACCGAAGGTGAGCATGGGTAATTATCTTTTTGGATTACCTGCAAAAGGTCTAAGAGTGTAAAAAAAATAGAGAGATGGATGAGTTCAGACCTGAAGCGAATTCTTAATACTTCAGGGTACGTGGAGGATCACAAGATGACGTCCGAATCCCTTGCATAAAGCAAGCTGGATTTCGAGAACTGTCATCGTAAGCTCCCATTGGTATTGGGAGTGTGTGATCCTTCTTTTTATTTCCGGGAGTCCCCGGATAGTGGGCTTGCACTTTAACAAACAACCTTTTCCTCCCAGGAGGCGTCATGGCGTGCTGAGAAGCAGAAAGGTTCATATCACAAGGAGAAAACAATACTGTGTGGGTGGGATGAATGACTCATCCCACCCATATATTTTCACATCCATAGGGCTGCAAATGTCAGCGATGAAGAAAAAGTCTTCACCATTGTCGTTTTCTGCCCTGTGTTTATTCACGGGTAGCAAATAACGTCGGAACACTCCTGGTACTTAGCCATGAGTTGATCTCTCGAATCGACTTTTTATTAATCAACGTCGGATATTTCCACAAGGAGGATTATGCAAAAAACACAAGACCTTACCCAAGCACAAGTTGAACGTACTGAACGTGCACAATCTGCGATTCTCGCTGGCAAGTTCCAGGTCACCCGAACCAATCCCCACCAATGGACGGTCAAAAATGGCGACAAGCTACCGTATGTAGTCTCATTGAGACCATCTCAAGGTGATTCTGAAGAGGTCAATTGGGCGTGTACCTGTATGGACTATCAGCAGCGGGGACCTCAGATTCTCTGCAAACACATTGAAGGTGTCCGCCTTTTAGAAGCGGCGCAACCACAAATTCACATAATTCAAGAAAAGGAGAGTCACATGAATGAAACCATCCCTTCAAATGATGGGAACCTGAGCGACCGGCTGAGCCGCATCCTCTGGGAACTTCGCCAGCCATTGGACATGTCTCGCGTCAAACGCCGCCAAGCGCCAGGTATGGGATCCGTCCCATATCTGGAAGGATACGACGTTATTGATCGAGCCAACAGTATCTTCGGATTTACCTGGTCATTTGACTTGATTGGTGACCCGGTCATCGTGCGTTGGCAAAAAAAGGTGCTGATCTGGAATCAACAGGAAAAACGCAAGGTTCCTGCCCTGGATGCCAATGGGAATGTTCAGACCGAGGAAGTCGGTTTAGTGTATATCACTGGCAAAGTATCTGTCGATCTGGACGGAAAAACATACAGTCACGCCGATCTTGGTCGTTGTGTCTTCACTGGTGATACACCCGAAGCTCTTGATATGGCCTTGGCAGGTTCAGCCACAGACTGTCTGAAGCGCTGCTTCCGCCAGTTGGGTGAACAGTTCGGCAATCTGCTGTATGACAAGGAAATTGCTCAGAACGCAGGCCTTGATCAAAACCGATCCAATGGCACCTCATCTACGGCAATTCCAACTTCGAAAGCAAATTCAATGCCTCCCACCACCTCTATCGTACGCAAGTATGGGGATAGTGTCTCCGTGAATGGTAATGTCTCTGAACAGGAGGCATTTGACCAATTCAAAGAGAAAACCGGGAGAGTTCCTGCTTCAAAGGATGAATTGCGTAATTGGCTAGCCAGTCAACGCGCCACACCGACGCCTGCATCCGTTGCAGCGTAAAAATCACATACCAAAGAGAAAGGAAAAACACCATGTACCAAACGATTATCCTCATCGGTAATTTGGGAAAAGATCCCGAAATGCGCTTTACCCCTGGCGGACAACCGGTGACTACCTTATCGGTAGCCACAAATCGCCGTTACAACGGTCAGAATGGACAGCCAGTCAAAGAAACAACCTGGTTCCGTGTCACTGTGTGGGGAAAACAAGCAGAGTCCTGCAATGAATTCCTACACAAAGGAAGCAAGGTGTTAGTGGAAGGGCGTCTAACCCCCGATCCTGAAACTGGTGGGCCACATATCTGGGAAAACAATGGAAAAGTTGGCGCTTCATTCGAAGTAACCGCCTCAACCGTACGTTTTCTTTCTGGACGTGAAGACCAGGAGGAAGCAGAACCCGCAGTAAATACTCAGGTCCCGCCAAATGTAGACCCAAGCGAAATTCCATTCTAGCCAGAGTCAGAACGCACCGGTGAATCACAACGAAGGACATGCCATTCAGGGCATGTCCTTTCTCATTCCTATTGAAAGAATACAGGAGGAACACATGGTAAAAGCTGAAATCACAATCGGTACATGTTATGGAGATGCGATCATACCCGTTGAGGTAGTGGGAAAAGGCCCGAGACCTGGAACAGTATGGGTACGCGCGCTCAATGGACTGGAGCCATTTACCAAGAACAGCCACGGTGGCCCTTATCAGGACAGCACAACGGTGGTTCATATCCCTCACTTGAGGGATGTCCGTGTTGAGAATGATCCTGAAGTAGCACCAATCTGTGAAACGATTGCACCAGGAGAACTAGAAGTTCAAATCTCTCCGCAGGATCACTTGCTTCCAGCGGATTGGTTTCTGGAGAGTGCTTATGAAGACCAAACTTGCTCCGAGTAGAACCGCAGGTACGGTTAGAAGCAGTCAGGGGATCCCAAAAGCGCATGACAGTGCAATGATCCGGGAAGACTTTACGGTGTTCACGCCATCCGTTTCCGTCCAGGGATATCAATACCTGGTTGATTTTGGTTCGGGTAGTGAACCTCGTTTTCACAGGGTCAATAAAAACAAGGAGTGCTCTTGTGGTGCAGCTTATTGCGAAGCGATTGATGCTGTTCGTTTTTATCTTCAAGCTGGTGGTGCACGAGCGCCTGATCCAGAAGGGATGCCACCTTGTCCTATCTGTGGCAGCAAGACTTTCCGCGATCGAAATTGGGATGGCAAGTACACCAAGGAATTGGGGTGGCGCTGCACAAAAGGCGACCTGCGTCATTTCCTGGATGCAAAAGCTGAAAGGATAAAAAAGAACCTTGCAGAAAACCCCTGGCTCATACCTCCCGCACCTGGATACCCTGGTGTGCGGCGCGATGAATTGATGACCTGGGAAGAATGCGAAGCTATCAGCCGCAAGGTATTTCTTGAAACCGGATACGATCCGACCGCCTAAGGACATAACCCTATCGGAGGGGACACCACCCCTCCAGGGGTGGTCTGTCCCCTCAATAACAGGAGACAGACATGAACAACCTACAACCGTACCTTATAGAAAGTGCACACCCTCAAACTTACAACTTTCCCCGGCTCAAGCACCTGCCCGTTCGAGAGCAGCCGGCTTTCCGGGTAAGCAAGGATTCAGATGCATGCAGTCTGGCTGAATTGCTGGCAGTCATCATTGGTGGTTCAAATCAAATTGAGTCCGCTGAACAACTGCTGGCACAATTTGGCACGATCCAGAAAATTGCCCAGGCACATGTGAATGAGATTGCCAAAGTGCCGGGTATAAGCAACTTGACTGCACTGCGACTCAAAGCAGCTTTAGCACTTGGACGTAAGCTCCTTCAACCAGAAGATGAACGCCCAACAATTCATTCACCTGGAGATGCTGCTCAAATCTTGATGCCGATGCTGGCGCATCGTGAACAAGAATTCATGGTCGTGATGCCGCTTGACACACGCAACCGCATGTTGGATGTGATTGAGATATATCACGGCTCGCTTAATTCCTCGATGGTGCGGGTTGGCGAGTTATTCAAACCAGCACTGCAGCGGAACGCGGCGGCTATCCTGATCGCACATAACCATCCCAGCACAGATCCCACACCCAGTCCCGAAGATGTCAGCGTGACTCGTGCCATTGTCCAAGCCGGCAAACTTTTGGATGTGTCAGTCCTGGACCATTTGGTCATTGGATTATCACGATGGGTGTCCCTGAAGGAAAAAGGGTTGGGATTTTCATAATCCACAGGAGATAAAAATGGATCAACTACCTACACTACAACAACTTGAATACCTTGAATCTGGTTTCGAGGTGTCCAAAATTCTGGCGCATGCTGGGTTTTCAATGGAAAAGCCGGCGTTTTCAATCACATGGGGACAAATCGCTGAAGAAATTGCTCACACACTGGCCGATCATGGTTTACCTCCAGATCGATTTGAAGAAGACTTTTTAATCGACTTGGTGCAAGGAATCCAGAAAGTTCTTCAGAACGATGATGTACTTTTCTGGCGCAATTGCATTCGTGCCTATACCTCGGATCAACCCATTCTCAGAGCTTTGATGAACTCGCAGAACGAGGATGATGACGAAGGCTCCCTCACTGAGCAATACGAAAATGCAATTCGCTTAGGGGATGAAGAGGCATATTGGCCAGATGGTGGTGCATCAGCCGATTTATTCGACGAATTCTAGACAGACTCAGACACGCAGCTTTTTAAAACCTGCGTGTCTGATACTACAACAAGGAGATACAGAATGACCTGCAAAGTGACTGTTCAAAAGAATACTTTTTCTGAAAGCCTGGTAATTGTTGGGCGAGCGGTAGGTTCTCACTCCCATCTACCGATCTTATCGAACATTTTGCTCAGTAAGGATGAGGATCAGCTTCGCCTTTCGGCTACCGACTTGACCGTGGGTGTCACGGTTTGGATGGATGCCAATTTGGATGGTGACCTGGGTTTGACCTTACCTGCCAAAACACTGACCGATGTGATCAATAGTCTAACAGATCCCGAGGTTGTTTTTTCAGTAAATGGGAAACCGGAAGTTTCACTGAAGTGCGGAACTTATAAAGGGATCGTCAAGGGAATTGATGCATCCGAGTTTCCAACCATCCCGGAGTACCCTATCACCAATGGGGTTTCAATGGACGCAAGTATGTTCAAAGATATGATCCAAAAGGTTGCGTTCGCTGCCTCCATGGATGATACCCGACCTGTTCTGACTGGAGTCTTGATGAGCATGGAAGGAAAGACCGTATCCATGGTCGGAACGGATGGATTCCGTCTCGCTATCTGTAAAGCGATCCTTCCAGAACCGT
Coding sequences within it:
- a CDS encoding single-stranded DNA-binding protein, translating into MYQTIILIGNLGKDPEMRFTPGGQPVTTLSVATNRRYNGQNGQPVKETTWFRVTVWGKQAESCNEFLHKGSKVLVEGRLTPDPETGGPHIWENNGKVGASFEVTASTVRFLSGREDQEEAEPAVNTQVPPNVDPSEIPF
- a CDS encoding pilus assembly protein, which translates into the protein MRFIKDTRGMELLEAAITTPIAIMVMLAIVNLGMLVYAQQAVQAAARHGARMGSVAQQCPACYAMSGARDAIAQAGILENTSVSVLAPGGSAGSILKIQVSGSVPNFMAPLTSLFPGLPGQTFTVRADSTFRQEGW
- the radC gene encoding DNA repair protein RadC: MNNLQPYLIESAHPQTYNFPRLKHLPVREQPAFRVSKDSDACSLAELLAVIIGGSNQIESAEQLLAQFGTIQKIAQAHVNEIAKVPGISNLTALRLKAALALGRKLLQPEDERPTIHSPGDAAQILMPMLAHREQEFMVVMPLDTRNRMLDVIEIYHGSLNSSMVRVGELFKPALQRNAAAILIAHNHPSTDPTPSPEDVSVTRAIVQAGKLLDVSVLDHLVIGLSRWVSLKEKGLGFS
- a CDS encoding EcsC family protein, translated to MVDQLLDGTEESSKKTLEEIKTFFRNMMPEDIYKGAWFEKLLYLALSNYQKKVTAEYFQKEYPGLPPDAIVDLRIALAKKFAAISGGMTSLAYSGAIVATIGKRGGASKVIIPAAITTLVADLGYTSLLQLRLAYDIGILYGHPLDYEDPQDLTDLIDLAFGVKAGEALNKSLQQLAPEFIRVFIKKTLTGSSLQALKALPVVGKYLLQNKIIKGAIPGINIPLGVGLNYYNTSQIGKRAKTKYRRRAAIDEAVRDFPLEGIQNKCLFLNLIWLAIYSDKKVTRPEAWFLRAFTTRIQEIGSIPDIENFSKQVNFDKEEILNLLANCSIEERQTIFKAICIAVVVDDKPSDTELAFVREVVHRADIAFDENGLNELANKFG